The following proteins are co-located in the Polymorphospora rubra genome:
- a CDS encoding TauD/TfdA dioxygenase family protein, with the protein MSGPMFDVRPISGALGAEIHGVRLTELTDEVFAELKRLLLTYQVIFIVGQDDLTPAAHVDFGRRFGEVELHPYLPRLDGQPEIVIIDSERGGKVDVWHTDMTFHANPPLCSILHLVKCPSTGGDTMWSNQYLVYERLSAPMRDLLDGLTAVHAIRIGGSDFASRAEHPVVRVHPETGRRSLYVNRLFTSHIPQLTRNESDALLQYLFEFSEGPQFVCRYRWRPGDVAVWDNRVTQHYAVNDYDEPRRGQRVTVLGDAPAGGEPRWEHYQAPPGQRYWPARVNAVENY; encoded by the coding sequence ATGTCTGGACCGATGTTCGACGTACGGCCGATCTCCGGCGCGCTCGGTGCCGAGATCCACGGGGTACGGCTGACCGAGCTGACCGACGAGGTCTTCGCCGAACTGAAGCGGCTGCTGCTGACGTACCAGGTGATCTTCATCGTCGGGCAGGACGACCTCACCCCGGCCGCGCACGTCGACTTCGGCCGCCGGTTCGGCGAGGTCGAGCTGCACCCCTACCTGCCCCGGCTCGACGGCCAGCCGGAGATCGTCATCATCGACTCCGAGCGGGGCGGCAAGGTCGACGTCTGGCACACCGACATGACCTTCCACGCCAACCCGCCACTGTGCTCGATCCTGCACCTGGTGAAGTGTCCGAGCACCGGCGGCGACACGATGTGGAGCAACCAGTACCTGGTCTACGAGCGGCTGTCGGCGCCGATGCGCGACCTGCTCGACGGGCTGACCGCGGTGCACGCGATCCGCATCGGCGGCAGCGACTTCGCCAGCCGGGCCGAGCATCCGGTGGTCCGGGTGCACCCGGAGACCGGCCGCCGCTCGCTGTACGTCAACCGCCTGTTCACCTCGCACATCCCGCAGCTCACCCGCAACGAGAGCGACGCGCTGCTGCAGTACCTCTTCGAGTTCTCCGAAGGCCCGCAGTTCGTCTGCCGCTACCGCTGGCGGCCCGGCGACGTCGCCGTCTGGGACAACCGGGTCACCCAGCACTACGCGGTCAACGACTACGACGAGCCGCGTCGGGGGCAGCGGGTCACGGTGCTCGGCGACGCGCCGGCCGGCGGCGAGCCGCGGTGGGAGCACTACCAGGCGCCGCCCGGCCAGCGGTACTGGCCGGCCCGGGTCAACGCCGTTGAGAACTACTGA
- a CDS encoding methyltransferase produces the protein MFQTGEPALISHAVLTPCLPYDDPDAALRWLERAFGLVHAGPGDGPALVTAGGIRVAVEARRPGTPHVAVRLLVTTDDVDEPHRRAVAAGAPVVDGPDDAGTFTVADPGGHLWTFTRPAGPPAPDVAPPTDDAPPAPAGALPAVLDGDASPQERLGRLTDLAAPFAVRVAATLRLADLIESGVRGLDALAGRAGADPDALGRLLRYLAHRGLFTEPAPDEFALTETGRLLRESGPAGQRSFLDLEELGARMDLAYIGLLHAVRTGEPGYAAVHDRSLWADLDAVPHYRRFFDNLMMSQNHLTAPQVAALYDWSGVGRVVDVGGGSGALLAELLRTHGHLRGTLVDRPDPAGTTARRLADQGLAERAEVVPGDFFAPLPTGGDVYVVARAITDWNDRDATAILRRCAEATGDGGRVLIVEVLPTEPHVPHLSPFDLQMLAVVGGRERTLADFEALVAAAGLAVTRVLHGRGGLALIECAAVAGPAADPVTDAGSAAADGTGAAPTLTPAG, from the coding sequence GTGTTCCAGACGGGAGAGCCCGCGTTGATTAGCCACGCCGTCCTGACCCCGTGCCTGCCCTACGACGACCCGGACGCCGCGCTGCGGTGGCTGGAGCGGGCCTTCGGGTTGGTCCACGCCGGACCCGGCGACGGCCCGGCCCTCGTCACGGCGGGCGGGATCCGGGTGGCCGTCGAAGCGCGCCGGCCGGGCACCCCGCACGTCGCCGTACGGCTGCTGGTCACCACCGACGACGTCGACGAACCGCACCGGCGGGCGGTCGCCGCCGGCGCCCCGGTCGTCGACGGACCCGACGACGCCGGCACGTTCACCGTCGCCGACCCCGGCGGTCACCTGTGGACCTTCACCCGCCCGGCCGGGCCACCGGCGCCGGACGTCGCTCCCCCGACCGACGACGCTCCCCCGGCGCCGGCCGGCGCCCTCCCGGCGGTCCTCGACGGCGACGCGTCGCCGCAGGAACGGCTCGGCCGGCTCACCGACCTGGCCGCCCCGTTCGCCGTCCGGGTCGCGGCGACGCTGCGCCTGGCCGACCTGATCGAGTCGGGCGTCCGCGGCCTCGACGCGCTCGCCGGGCGGGCCGGCGCCGACCCCGACGCCCTCGGCCGGCTGCTGCGCTACCTGGCCCACCGCGGCCTGTTCACCGAACCCGCCCCGGACGAGTTCGCGCTGACCGAGACCGGCCGGCTGCTGCGCGAGTCCGGCCCGGCCGGCCAGCGGAGCTTCCTCGACCTCGAGGAACTTGGCGCCCGGATGGACCTCGCCTACATCGGCCTGCTGCACGCGGTCCGCACCGGCGAGCCGGGATACGCCGCCGTGCACGACCGCAGCCTGTGGGCGGACCTCGACGCCGTCCCGCACTACCGCCGGTTCTTCGACAACCTGATGATGAGCCAGAACCACCTGACCGCGCCGCAGGTCGCCGCACTCTACGACTGGAGCGGCGTCGGCCGCGTCGTCGACGTCGGCGGCGGCAGCGGCGCCCTGCTGGCCGAACTCCTGCGGACCCACGGCCACCTGCGCGGCACGCTGGTCGACCGGCCCGACCCGGCCGGCACGACCGCCCGGCGGCTCGCCGACCAGGGGCTCGCCGAGCGCGCCGAGGTGGTGCCCGGCGACTTCTTCGCCCCGCTGCCGACCGGCGGCGACGTCTACGTGGTCGCCCGCGCGATCACCGACTGGAACGACCGGGACGCCACGGCGATCCTGCGCCGCTGCGCGGAGGCGACCGGTGACGGCGGCCGGGTGCTGATCGTGGAGGTGCTGCCGACCGAGCCGCACGTACCCCACCTGTCCCCGTTCGACCTGCAGATGCTGGCCGTCGTCGGCGGCCGGGAACGGACCCTGGCCGACTTCGAGGCGCTCGTCGCCGCCGCCGGCCTGGCCGTCACCCGGGTCCTGCACGGACGCGGCGGACTGGCGCTGATCGAATGCGCCGCCGTCGCCGGTCCGGCCGCCGACCCGGTGACCGACGCCGGCTCGGCCGCCGCCGACGGCACGGGGGCGGCACCGACGCTGACCCCGGCCGGCTGA
- a CDS encoding glycosyltransferase, whose product MRILLTCQPITSHLVPALVPLAHAALAAGHRVAVATAASMATELARHGVPHLPLPRVPGLEQLRTDPALADEFGLPKALMAPGSRTVEPAVARQIARAYAGPVAGHFAADLLAAAPTFRPDVIVREPAEFGGYLAAERLGIPHATVDIAPYALTELPVVHHAVDAQRMVLGLPPVDDPWHPHRYLLAALLPPRWYPPELRLPTTRHYRVPVPEEEPAPAGGPGGDPDRPLVLASLGSLALTLPGMADLLPVIVRALGALPCRAVVTLGGQAQLAATIGPVPDNVRVEPYVAQAELLARCDLFVTHAGYSAIREAVAAGVPMVTLPVVADQPANAARVAELGLGRTLPIKNLTADAVVRACAAVLADPGYGTRVAALRKELRDSPDLTHLVDDLTTLEPCP is encoded by the coding sequence GTGCGGATCCTGCTGACCTGCCAGCCGATCACCTCCCACCTCGTACCGGCCCTGGTCCCGCTGGCCCACGCGGCACTGGCCGCCGGACACCGGGTCGCGGTCGCCACCGCCGCGTCGATGGCGACCGAACTGGCCCGGCACGGCGTGCCGCACCTGCCGCTGCCCCGGGTGCCGGGCCTGGAGCAGCTGCGGACCGACCCGGCCCTCGCCGACGAGTTCGGGCTGCCGAAGGCGCTGATGGCGCCCGGCAGCCGCACCGTCGAGCCGGCCGTCGCCCGGCAGATCGCGCGGGCGTACGCCGGACCGGTCGCCGGACACTTCGCCGCCGACCTGCTCGCGGCGGCACCGACGTTCCGACCCGACGTGATCGTGCGCGAGCCGGCCGAGTTCGGCGGCTACCTCGCCGCCGAACGGCTCGGCATTCCCCATGCCACCGTCGACATCGCCCCGTACGCGCTGACCGAGCTGCCGGTCGTGCACCACGCCGTCGACGCGCAGCGGATGGTGCTCGGCCTGCCACCGGTCGACGACCCCTGGCATCCACACCGCTATCTGCTCGCCGCCCTGCTGCCGCCCCGCTGGTATCCGCCCGAACTGCGGCTGCCGACCACCCGGCACTACCGGGTGCCTGTACCCGAGGAGGAGCCGGCACCGGCCGGCGGACCTGGCGGAGATCCGGACCGGCCGCTGGTGCTGGCCAGCCTGGGATCGCTCGCCCTGACCCTGCCCGGGATGGCCGACCTGCTGCCGGTCATCGTGCGGGCGTTGGGCGCCCTGCCGTGCCGCGCCGTGGTCACCCTAGGCGGCCAGGCACAGCTTGCCGCCACGATCGGGCCGGTCCCGGACAACGTACGGGTCGAGCCGTACGTGGCCCAGGCGGAACTGCTCGCCCGGTGCGACCTGTTCGTCACCCACGCCGGCTACAGCGCGATCCGGGAGGCGGTGGCCGCCGGGGTGCCGATGGTGACGCTGCCGGTCGTCGCCGACCAGCCCGCGAACGCCGCCCGGGTCGCCGAACTCGGCCTCGGCCGGACGCTGCCGATCAAGAACCTGACGGCCGACGCGGTCGTGCGGGCCTGCGCCGCCGTCCTCGCCGATCCCGGCTACGGCACGCGGGTCGCCGCCCTGCGCAAGGAGTTGCGGGACTCCCCCGACCTCACCCACCTGGTCGACGACCTGACCACTCTGGAGCCCTGCCCGTAA
- a CDS encoding helix-turn-helix domain-containing protein, which translates to MDVVSTADVSPDDRFAFWREVSAKLWVPYDLARERQAEAGFEARVGISEFGPVQVTLMTTMAHSVRRTPRLIRQADPEVFKVSCMVSGSGTLTQDGRRADFGAGDLVLYDTSRPYLAQLRPDDSTSRMLLLRFPRTLLPFPPRELRELSAVRIPGARGIGALSSRFLLQLADQMDELTPAETARLATLTLDVLITALADALDTRKVIPADTHHRALTARIHAFIRDHLGDPDLTPNVIAAAHHISVRYLHKLFRQEEHTVAGWIREQRLERCRRDLAEPRFAARTINAIAARSGFTSAAHFSQAFRARYGQSPTEFRRQLPTVHGD; encoded by the coding sequence ATGGACGTTGTCAGCACTGCCGACGTCTCGCCGGACGACCGGTTCGCCTTCTGGCGCGAGGTCAGCGCGAAACTCTGGGTACCGTACGACCTGGCCCGGGAACGTCAGGCGGAAGCCGGATTCGAGGCGCGGGTCGGCATCAGCGAGTTCGGCCCGGTGCAGGTGACCCTGATGACGACGATGGCGCACTCGGTGCGCCGCACGCCCCGGCTGATCCGGCAGGCCGACCCGGAAGTGTTCAAGGTGAGCTGCATGGTCAGCGGCAGCGGCACGCTGACGCAGGACGGCAGGCGCGCCGACTTCGGCGCCGGGGATCTCGTGCTCTACGACACCTCGCGTCCGTACCTGGCGCAACTCCGGCCGGACGATTCGACGAGCCGGATGCTGCTCCTGCGTTTCCCCCGGACTCTGCTGCCGTTTCCTCCCCGGGAACTGCGTGAACTGAGCGCCGTCCGCATTCCCGGCGCCCGCGGCATCGGCGCGTTGTCGTCGCGTTTCCTGCTGCAGCTCGCCGACCAGATGGACGAACTGACCCCGGCCGAGACCGCGCGGCTGGCCACCCTGACGCTCGACGTGCTGATCACGGCATTGGCCGACGCGCTGGACACCCGGAAGGTCATCCCCGCGGACACCCACCACCGGGCGCTGACCGCCCGTATCCACGCCTTCATCCGCGATCATCTCGGTGACCCGGACCTGACCCCGAACGTGATCGCCGCGGCACACCACATCTCCGTGCGCTATCTCCACAAGCTGTTCCGGCAGGAGGAGCACACCGTCGCCGGCTGGATCCGCGAACAGCGCCTCGAGCGGTGCCGACGCGACCTCGCCGAACCCCGGTTCGCCGCCCGTACGATCAACGCGATCGCCGCCCGGTCGGGATTCACCAGCGCCGCGCACTTCAGCCAGGCGTTCCGCGCCCGTTACGGCCAATCGCCCACCGAGTTCCGCCGGCAGCTCCCGACCGTGCACGGAGACTAA
- a CDS encoding MerR family transcriptional regulator, which produces MDMNELYAIGDVARRTGLSVSAVRYYADAGVVTPAATSPAGHRLYDVSAIARLELVRTLRELDAGLDEIRRVLAGEATLRDLAATHLALLARQEARLRSRRAVLSAILRQDSTAEQVTLMHKLVGMSDEERDRLIDEFWTEVTTGWEPPERMVQWWRAARPELPQHPTAAQLEAWIELAELVRDTEVRQAVRRELYEVCTTGAGPLMTSSPMLDTLEAATPIGQAAMDAARERVPPDSPRGREIADRWIGWLSGIFATPDSPGMPDTPEFRIQTADHMLAGAEWDRTPPEPQGPFDRYMALVTAVNNVPPERFPYEWLAAALRASVLPPR; this is translated from the coding sequence GTGGACATGAACGAGCTGTACGCCATCGGGGATGTCGCCCGGCGGACCGGCCTGAGCGTCAGCGCCGTCCGTTATTACGCGGACGCCGGTGTCGTCACGCCGGCCGCCACCAGCCCGGCCGGTCACCGCCTGTACGACGTGTCGGCCATCGCCCGCCTGGAACTGGTCCGGACGCTCCGGGAACTCGACGCCGGCCTGGACGAGATCCGGCGGGTGCTGGCCGGCGAGGCGACGCTGCGCGACCTGGCCGCCACCCACCTGGCCCTGCTGGCGCGGCAGGAGGCACGGCTGCGCAGCCGTCGCGCGGTACTGTCGGCCATCCTGCGGCAGGACTCCACGGCGGAGCAGGTCACGCTGATGCACAAGCTGGTCGGTATGTCGGACGAGGAGCGCGACCGGCTGATCGACGAGTTCTGGACCGAGGTCACCACCGGCTGGGAGCCGCCGGAGCGGATGGTCCAGTGGTGGCGGGCGGCCCGGCCGGAGCTGCCCCAACATCCCACCGCGGCCCAACTGGAGGCGTGGATCGAACTGGCCGAACTGGTCCGGGACACCGAGGTCCGGCAGGCCGTGCGCCGTGAGCTGTACGAGGTGTGCACGACCGGGGCCGGGCCGCTGATGACCTCGTCGCCGATGCTGGACACCCTGGAGGCGGCCACGCCGATCGGCCAGGCGGCGATGGACGCGGCGCGGGAGCGGGTGCCGCCGGACTCGCCGCGGGGACGGGAGATCGCCGACCGGTGGATCGGGTGGCTGTCCGGCATCTTCGCGACACCGGACAGCCCCGGGATGCCGGACACGCCCGAGTTCCGGATCCAGACGGCCGACCACATGCTGGCGGGCGCGGAGTGGGACCGCACGCCGCCGGAGCCGCAGGGACCGTTCGACCGGTACATGGCGCTGGTCACCGCCGTGAACAACGTGCCGCCGGAGCGGTTCCCGTACGAGTGGCTGGCGGCGGCACTGCGCGCGTCCGTCCTGCCGCCTCGCTGA
- a CDS encoding GNAT family N-acetyltransferase has product MFAAKAPTYHVHWLVVSERSRGKGVGRALMAEAMRRFVHGPGVVEVVTFGADHPGATVSGARVFYERLGFAPAEAVDPGPQGGSRQVFRLAVP; this is encoded by the coding sequence TTGTTCGCGGCGAAGGCCCCGACCTACCACGTCCACTGGCTTGTCGTATCCGAGCGGTCGCGGGGGAAGGGCGTCGGGCGTGCGCTGATGGCGGAGGCGATGCGCAGGTTCGTGCACGGTCCAGGCGTCGTTGAGGTGGTCACCTTCGGGGCCGATCACCCTGGTGCCACCGTCAGTGGTGCACGCGTCTTCTACGAGCGCCTTGGTTTCGCCCCTGCCGAGGCCGTCGACCCCGGTCCGCAAGGCGGTTCCCGGCAGGTCTTTCGACTGGCCGTCCCCTGA
- a CDS encoding aldo/keto reductase, whose product MHDRILGQGLRVSAIGLGAMGMSQSYGPNPGDRDAMIEVLRGAVERGVTFFDTAEVYGPHVNEELVGEALAPLRDQVVIATKFGWRIEDGRPVGLDSRPEQIRRVADASLRRLRVDTIDLFYQHRVDPEVPIEEVAGAVGELVRAGKVRHFGLSEAAAATIRRAHGVHPVTAVQSEYSLWTRDPEPQVLPTCAELGIGFVPFSPLGKGFLTGTVTTTTEFTAGDIRATIPRFSTDNRTANQALVAHISGLAHAKDATPGQIALAWLLAQHPWIVPIPGTRRLERVEENTAATAVPLSADELADLDELAARIGVQGNRYNEHHMSLVGR is encoded by the coding sequence ATGCATGACCGGATTCTCGGCCAGGGCCTACGGGTCTCGGCCATCGGCCTGGGAGCCATGGGCATGTCCCAGAGCTACGGACCCAACCCCGGCGACCGCGACGCCATGATCGAAGTGCTCCGCGGTGCGGTCGAGCGCGGGGTCACCTTCTTCGACACCGCCGAGGTCTACGGCCCCCATGTCAACGAAGAACTCGTCGGGGAGGCCCTCGCACCACTGCGCGACCAGGTCGTGATCGCCACCAAGTTCGGATGGCGGATCGAGGACGGCCGGCCGGTGGGGCTCGACAGCCGCCCCGAGCAGATCAGGCGGGTCGCCGACGCGTCCCTGCGCCGGCTGCGGGTCGACACAATCGACCTGTTCTACCAGCACCGCGTCGATCCTGAGGTGCCGATCGAGGAAGTTGCCGGCGCTGTCGGCGAGCTCGTCCGGGCCGGCAAGGTGCGCCACTTCGGGCTCTCGGAAGCCGCCGCGGCCACGATCCGCCGCGCCCACGGTGTGCACCCCGTGACCGCCGTGCAGAGCGAGTACTCGCTGTGGACCCGCGATCCCGAACCGCAGGTGCTGCCCACCTGCGCCGAGCTGGGCATCGGATTCGTGCCGTTCAGCCCGCTCGGCAAGGGCTTCCTCACCGGCACCGTCACCACCACGACCGAGTTCACCGCCGGCGACATCCGCGCGACCATCCCCCGGTTCAGCACCGACAACCGTACGGCCAACCAGGCCCTGGTCGCGCACATCAGCGGCCTGGCCCATGCGAAGGACGCCACACCCGGACAGATCGCCCTCGCCTGGCTGCTGGCCCAGCATCCGTGGATCGTGCCCATCCCCGGCACCCGCCGCCTGGAACGCGTCGAGGAGAACACCGCCGCCACCGCCGTACCGCTGTCCGCCGACGAACTCGCGGACCTCGACGAGCTGGCGGCGCGGATCGGCGTACAGGGCAACCGGTACAACGAGCACCACATGTCCCTGGTCGGACGTTAG
- a CDS encoding aldo/keto reductase: MTSAMFAIGGDLGVRRLGFGAMQLPTGPGPDRENSVAVVRRAVELGVTLVDTAHLYGGGANEELIAEALYPYPEGLLVTTKVGVARTGPGGEWKLDGRPAVLRDQVEQALRRLRVERIELLQLHRIDPETPLADQLGTLRDLRTAGKIGRIGLSEVTVSELDQAREIVDIVSVQNRYNVLDREHEPVLMACAAAGIAFLPWRPVAAGTSGARDEIAAVAAELGATPTQVALAWLLGHSPVILPIPGTTRIDHLEENMAAERLHLTPVHRDRLDRLPELA, translated from the coding sequence ATGACCTCGGCCATGTTCGCTATCGGCGGGGATCTGGGCGTACGCAGGCTCGGGTTCGGGGCCATGCAGCTGCCGACCGGGCCGGGGCCCGACCGTGAGAACTCTGTCGCGGTCGTCCGGCGTGCCGTCGAACTGGGCGTCACCCTGGTCGACACCGCACACTTGTACGGCGGCGGCGCCAACGAGGAACTTATTGCCGAGGCCCTTTACCCGTACCCGGAGGGACTGCTCGTCACCACCAAGGTCGGCGTCGCGCGGACGGGGCCCGGCGGCGAGTGGAAGCTCGACGGGCGGCCGGCCGTCCTGCGCGACCAGGTCGAGCAGGCACTACGTCGACTGCGCGTCGAGCGGATCGAACTGCTCCAGTTGCATCGCATCGACCCGGAGACGCCCCTCGCCGATCAGCTCGGCACGCTGCGCGACCTGCGGACCGCCGGCAAGATCGGCCGGATCGGGCTGTCCGAGGTCACCGTCTCCGAGCTGGACCAGGCGCGCGAGATCGTCGACATCGTGAGTGTGCAGAATCGCTACAACGTCCTCGACCGCGAGCACGAGCCCGTACTCATGGCCTGCGCGGCGGCCGGGATCGCGTTCCTGCCGTGGCGACCGGTCGCGGCCGGAACGTCGGGAGCCAGGGACGAGATCGCGGCCGTGGCCGCCGAACTCGGCGCCACCCCCACCCAGGTCGCGCTTGCCTGGCTTCTCGGCCACTCGCCGGTGATCCTTCCGATCCCGGGTACCACCAGGATCGACCACCTGGAGGAGAACATGGCCGCGGAACGTCTGCACCTGACCCCGGTCCACCGTGACCGCCTCGACCGGCTTCCCGAACTCGCCTGA